The Bacteroidales bacterium genome segment NNNNNNNNNNNNNNNNNNNNNNNNNNNNNTTACCTGTAAAATTCCATTTCAGCAATGCGGCGCTCGATTCTATGATGAATGACATCAAAGGAAGATCCGGTCTGGAATCCGCCAATACTCAATCCGAATTTTACGAAGAGAACCTGAAGGAAATCGTTGGACAGCAAATTACCTCGAAATACATGCAGGGATTAAATGGAACGGATTCAGAATCCAGCGGCAAAAAAGAAGACATTCCGGAAGAACTGGAAAATACACTTATATTCTCAGACCTCCATTTTGACTGGAACACTTCAACCAATTCCTATGTTGCCCGGGACGATATCAACATCGCCATGATCAACGGCAAAACGGTGAATAAGAAAGTGGAAGGTTTTGTTGAAATCGTCAAGCAAAAACACAACGACAAGCTATACATATACCTCAGGCCCGACAACGACCGTTACTATATGTTTTATTTTTCCAGGGGTATGATGAGAAGCTATTCAAACAACAAAAAGTTTGTGCAAGCCATTGAAGATGTTCCCAACAGAAAACGAAAAATCGGAGGAGGAATTTTCAGTAATGCAGATTACCGTTATCTGCTGGCTACCGAAACCATACGCTCCAGAGTAAGAAACCACATCAATGAAGTCAAAGAAGCGCTCCGCAATGTAGAGCAGGATGAAATAGCTCAGGGTAATACGGAAGAAAACTCAGAAGCTCAGAATAACAATGCACAAACCGATGCAGGGGAGCAGACGGATGCCATTAATCAGGCGGATGAACAACAAGAGGAACAAGCTGAAGAAGGAAATGAAAGCGAAGAATAATAAATATGACAGAACACTGATGACACTGATTCGAATGATTTACACAGATTTTTATAACCAGTGATTATCCGTTTAATCAGTGTCATCCGTGTTCAACATTTATAAATTATTCTAAGCGGAGCTGCTTCACACACACCGCTGCCGGCACCTTAACTTTTTCGCCGGTAAACTCTAATTTCCCGGTCTCCTGATTGCGTTGAAACACCACTACATCATCCGAATTGCGGTTCGCTACAAACGCAAATTCCCCTTTCCTGTCTATCAGGAAATTTCTGGGCCTTTCTCCATGAACATCCGCATGGCCTTCCAATTCTATCTCTCCACTTTGCCGGTCGGTTGAAAAGACTGCAAGGCTGGCGTGTCCCCGATTTGATGCATAAACAAATCGCCCGTCGGGTGAAACCTGAATATCCGCGGCCGTATTGTTTTCAGTAAAGTCTTCGGGTAACAGGCTTTCCCGTTCAATAAAATTCAGGGCTCCGTTTGAAGGATCAATCGAATAGGCCGCTATGGTTGAAGTCAGCTCCTCTGCAGAATAAGCAAAATTACCTGAAGGATGGATGTCAAAGTGGCGGGGTCCGCTGCCTGGCTTTGCTTCTGTACGTTGATTCTCATTAGCCGATAAAGTTCCGTTCCCGCGGTTAAGCTTGTAGGCTATGATCATGTCTGTACCCAGGTCGGAGGCATACACGTACTTGCCGTTCCTTGCAGGAATCATACTATGCATGTGAGGCCCTTTCTGCCGGTCGGGATTCGGACCACTCCCCTCGTGTACAATCACGTCAGAGGGTCCGGCAAGTTTCCCGTCCTGATGGATGGGATACACGGATAAACTTCCGTCACTGTAGTTGGAGACATACACATATTCACCCTTAGGGTCCACACTAACATGGCAGGGGTTGGCGCCCTCAGAGGAACGTTCATTGAGTAGGGTAAGCTTTCCCGAAGAGCCAATACCGAAAGCAGCAACAGTGCCATTTCTTGTATCCTCAGTCATCCCTTCCCGATAAACAGCATACAAATATTCGCCGCTGGGATGGACTGCCAGAAAGCTCGGGCTTTCCTTTCCCGGAACTGTCTGGATCAGTTCCATGCTTACCGCGTCTCGGTCAAATTCAAATACATAAATGCCCTCGCTTCCCCGCTGGGAATAGGTGCCGACATACAGGATATCCTTGTTCGCCGTTTCCCGGTTACAGGCGGGCATCATAATACCCAGAACCAAAACCGCGATCAGAAAAAATGTTGTTTGTTTCATAGTCAAAATATTTTATAATCGATTCGTAAATATATATAAAATTGCAAGAATATATAAAGATCCAAAGCAATAGTAAAGTGTGTCTAAAAAGTAATTTTATTGTGAATGAATATATAAGCACCAAATAACAAATTCCAAATTACAAATAATATTCAAATTTCAATTACCGAATTTCGAAACACTCCAGCCTAAAGGGTATAAAAACTTTAACTTGGGGTGTTTAGGTCATTTATGATTGATTATTGCCTGCCTGCCGTCGGGGCAGGTATTTGAAATTTGGAATTTGTTATTTGAAATTTCTTAAATGTAATTTTTTAGATAGCCTCTCTTCTATGAACCCGAAACTTTTTCTACTTTAAATCATTCGTATAAATGAACCAAAATTTGTAAATTGGCCCGTGTGTTCTAATTTTTTGTCATATAAATAACTAAATCCTTAAAACCATGAACAGACGACAATTTCTTCGCCGTTCCATTGCCGGAACCCTGGCGGCAACACTCAGTCCTCATCTGATGATGTGTTCCACTGCAAACAATCGTCAACTTGACGAGATCGGGCTAATCACCAATACTCTGGGAAATGAACTGGAGAAGGACTACGAAAAAACCCTGGAAGAGGTAGCCGAAATCGGCTACGACTTGCTGGAGTTTGGTGGTTATTACGGACCATCAAAACAATCGTTCCTGAATTTACTGAAAAATCTTGGAATCAAACCCATTGCGGGTGGCACCAGCATGGACCCCTTGCTGAAGGAGCCCGAAAAACACATCGAGGAACAGCTCAGCATGAACAAGAAATACCTGGTTTGCTACTGGCCCTGGCTGAGCTCGGCCGAAAACCTCACAACGGATGAATGCAAAAAAGCTTCGGAAAACCTGAACAAGGTGGGAGAAAAATGTAAAAAGGCCGGGATCCGATTTGCCTTTCACAACCACGATAATGAATTCAAGCTCACCCCTGAGGGAGATATCCCTTTTGACATCCTGTTGCAAAACACCGAACCGGATCTGGTCACCACTCAGATCGACCTCTACTGGATCAAAAAGGGAGGCGGCGATCCGATCGCCTATTTCGACAAATATCC includes the following:
- a CDS encoding lactonase family protein; the encoded protein is MKQTTFFLIAVLVLGIMMPACNRETANKDILYVGTYSQRGSEGIYVFEFDRDAVSMELIQTVPGKESPSFLAVHPSGEYLYAVYREGMTEDTRNGTVAAFGIGSSGKLTLLNERSSEGANPCHVSVDPKGEYVYVSNYSDGSLSVYPIHQDGKLAGPSDVIVHEGSGPNPDRQKGPHMHSMIPARNGKYVYASDLGTDMIIAYKLNRGNGTLSANENQRTEAKPGSGPRHFDIHPSGNFAYSAEELTSTIAAYSIDPSNGALNFIERESLLPEDFTENNTAADIQVSPDGRFVYASNRGHASLAVFSTDRQSGEIELEGHADVHGERPRNFLIDRKGEFAFVANRNSDDVVVFQRNQETGKLEFTGEKVKVPAAVCVKQLRLE
- a CDS encoding sugar phosphate isomerase/epimerase gives rise to the protein MNRRQFLRRSIAGTLAATLSPHLMMCSTANNRQLDEIGLITNTLGNELEKDYEKTLEEVAEIGYDLLEFGGYYGPSKQSFLNLLKNLGIKPIAGGTSMDPLLKEPEKHIEEQLSMNKKYLVCYWPWLSSAENLTTDECKKASENLNKVGEKCKKAGIRFAFHNHDNEFKLTPEGDIPFDILLQNTEPDLVTTQIDLYWIKKGGGDPIAYFDKYPGRFELCHVKDMDDTPKQDFACAGSGIIDFPKIFAKSETAGIKHYIVEHDDPANPMECARTSYNYLAGIRF